A window from Ignavibacteriota bacterium encodes these proteins:
- a CDS encoding TonB-dependent receptor codes for MKFLIGIFAFIIFNSFQIAQSNDSTIFINGIILDSQTNEPLPFANIGVNNSSLGTSSDADGNFSIKANSQSAELIFSYVGYKTSTIKLENLKSDEINFIFLNPISINLQEVTVFSNSLNPSELTQLSNLSLQSERIREISSAMPDILRSVQALPGVVVNNEFKADFNVRGGNQDENLVLVNGTQVYEPYHIKEAANASVGIFNVDLMKKVDIITGGFSAKYGDKMSSVLNIEYREGNKVKYSGAASLSLAFLDGYIEGPISENSSFIFGVRKSYMEYVLSLIDYEDIKSVKPSFYDLQGVVSYSLSPKNKLLFEFIHAGDDFSYKPERIYSTKIENEINTANYFSTLLDVKSKNILSSKTLLNFEISYYDQIDEENRLFNRFENINYNNFDSLQTIRLTYDSLRIKTLEFKSELNYQLNSFYEIQNGFSFQNINYEQNANDFWTYIGNRNNTNPVIKDTLTRIGSYGNEKPIDVSSYKFAAYLENIFSFTNSLTVNLGGRIDYFDINKELTFSPRINTAYKFEDGTLLKAAWGFFYQSPIYAQLSSSVSSDTNTQSQKSIHYILGLEKQFNFADNYFFKLKLETYYKDYSNLISSQFGVFERLTYSRENDAIGNSKGIDLYAILNYDFFYGWLSYGYMQANENKLNDNYGEYPRYTNQTHTISLVTNFAFGNNWNLSLKAYYGSGFPYTPKTAVKDEQTGIWDWKSGEIHSADLPAYKRVDLRISKIFVFNKFRLNTFLDVSNVFNFKNVQRYEFDNPGLSKPSSEEILLWPIIPSFGIRFEF; via the coding sequence GTGAAATTTTTAATCGGAATATTTGCATTTATAATTTTTAATAGTTTTCAAATTGCACAATCAAATGATTCTACAATATTCATAAATGGAATTATTCTTGATTCGCAAACTAATGAGCCACTACCCTTTGCAAATATTGGAGTTAACAATTCTTCTTTGGGCACAAGTTCTGATGCAGATGGAAATTTTTCGATTAAAGCTAATTCACAATCGGCAGAATTAATTTTCAGTTATGTTGGTTACAAAACTTCAACAATAAAATTGGAAAATCTAAAAAGTGATGAAATAAATTTTATCTTCCTTAATCCGATTAGTATAAATCTTCAAGAAGTTACAGTCTTTTCAAATTCTTTAAACCCAAGTGAATTAACTCAGCTTAGTAATTTATCTTTACAATCCGAAAGAATAAGAGAAATTTCTTCTGCAATGCCGGATATTTTAAGATCTGTACAAGCTCTTCCGGGAGTTGTTGTAAATAATGAATTCAAAGCTGATTTTAATGTGCGCGGCGGAAATCAAGATGAAAATTTAGTTTTAGTTAACGGAACTCAAGTTTACGAACCTTACCATATTAAAGAAGCAGCAAACGCAAGTGTTGGAATTTTCAACGTAGATTTGATGAAAAAAGTCGACATAATTACCGGAGGATTTTCTGCAAAATACGGCGATAAAATGAGTTCGGTTTTAAATATTGAATATCGTGAAGGGAATAAAGTAAAATATTCCGGTGCAGCATCTTTAAGTTTAGCTTTTTTAGATGGATATATCGAAGGACCAATTTCAGAAAATAGTTCTTTCATTTTTGGTGTGCGAAAAAGTTATATGGAATATGTTCTTTCTCTAATTGATTACGAAGATATTAAATCTGTAAAACCATCTTTTTATGATTTGCAAGGTGTAGTTTCATATTCACTTTCTCCAAAAAATAAATTGCTGTTTGAGTTTATTCATGCCGGCGATGATTTTTCTTACAAACCGGAAAGAATTTATTCAACCAAAATTGAAAATGAAATAAATACTGCAAATTATTTCAGCACTTTGTTGGATGTAAAAAGTAAAAATATTTTGTCCTCAAAAACTTTACTGAATTTTGAAATTTCTTATTATGATCAAATTGATGAAGAAAATAGATTGTTTAACAGATTTGAAAATATTAATTATAATAACTTTGATAGTCTTCAAACAATTAGATTGACTTATGATAGTTTGCGAATTAAAACTCTCGAGTTCAAATCAGAATTGAATTATCAATTAAATTCATTTTATGAAATTCAAAACGGATTCAGTTTTCAAAATATTAATTACGAACAAAATGCAAATGATTTTTGGACTTACATTGGAAATCGCAATAATACAAATCCCGTAATAAAAGATACTTTAACAAGAATTGGTTCTTATGGAAATGAAAAACCAATTGATGTTAGTTCATATAAATTTGCAGCATATTTGGAAAATATTTTTAGTTTTACAAATTCGTTAACTGTAAATCTTGGCGGAAGAATTGACTATTTTGATATTAACAAAGAATTAACATTTTCGCCAAGAATAAATACAGCTTACAAATTTGAAGACGGTACTTTGCTCAAAGCTGCGTGGGGATTTTTTTATCAATCGCCAATTTATGCTCAACTTTCTTCTTCAGTTTCATCAGATACAAATACACAATCGCAAAAATCAATTCATTACATTTTAGGTTTAGAAAAGCAATTTAATTTTGCCGATAATTATTTTTTCAAACTTAAACTTGAAACTTATTACAAAGATTACAGCAATTTAATTTCATCACAATTTGGAGTTTTTGAAAGATTAACTTATTCAAGGGAAAATGATGCAATTGGAAATTCTAAAGGCATAGATTTATATGCAATTTTAAATTATGATTTTTTTTACGGCTGGCTTAGTTATGGATATATGCAAGCCAATGAAAATAAGTTAAATGATAATTATGGAGAATATCCAAGATACACAAATCAAACTCATACAATTTCTCTTGTTACAAATTTTGCTTTTGGAAATAATTGGAATTTGAGTTTAAAAGCATATTACGGAAGCGGTTTTCCTTATACTCCAAAAACAGCTGTTAAAGATGAGCAAACCGGAATTTGGGATTGGAAATCCGGAGAAATTCATTCTGCAGATTTGCCGGCTTACAAAAGAGTTGATTTAAGAATTAGTAAAATTTTTGTTTTTAATAAATTTAGACTCAATACATTTTTAGATGTTAGTAATGTTTTTAATTTTAAAAATGTGCAAAGATATGAATTTGACAATCCCGGTTTAAGCAAACCAAGTTCAGAAGAAATTTTATTGTGGCCAATAATTCCATCATTTGGAATTAGATTTGAATTTTGA
- a CDS encoding TetR family transcriptional regulator, producing the protein MKKTKEEAEFTKLQIQKVAIKVFIKNGYSATRLEDIASEANVTRGAIYHYFKNKRDILLAIHQNNRERIQKIIDELVYKEKDPIEIIRKGFLQVYEHFENDEDFKDVEELFFKIEFASIIHHDEIIRDCFHNDLKNHKDRIFEIINKGQQEKKIRKDINAENLAIIIMTFHLGLSMLWFKRIMDFPITEMAKNQIEVLLNGIAINK; encoded by the coding sequence ATGAAAAAAACAAAAGAAGAAGCAGAATTTACAAAACTCCAAATTCAGAAAGTTGCAATAAAAGTTTTTATTAAAAACGGTTACAGTGCAACTCGTTTGGAGGATATTGCGTCTGAAGCAAATGTAACACGTGGAGCTATTTATCATTATTTCAAAAATAAGCGGGATATTCTTTTAGCAATTCATCAAAATAATAGAGAAAGAATTCAAAAAATTATTGATGAACTTGTCTATAAAGAAAAAGATCCGATTGAAATTATTCGCAAGGGATTTTTGCAAGTTTATGAACATTTTGAAAATGATGAAGATTTTAAAGATGTAGAAGAATTATTTTTTAAAATTGAATTTGCATCAATTATTCATCATGATGAAATAATTAGAGATTGTTTTCACAATGATTTGAAGAATCATAAGGACAGAATTTTTGAGATAATTAATAAAGGTCAACAAGAAAAAAAAATTAGAAAAGATATTAATGCAGAAAATCTTGCAATAATAATTATGACATTTCACTTAGGATTATCTATGCTTTGGTTTAAGCGAATAATGGATTTTCCTATAACTGAAATGGCAAAAAATCAAATTGAAGTTTTATTAAACGGAATTGCAATTAACAAATAA
- a CDS encoding efflux RND transporter periplasmic adaptor subunit: MKKIILLFSVVLIGISFFSGCATEKKEAKNMEQIYKEEGIPVRVKEVVKSNFTKELTYNSILSGIEESSASASMGGRIEKVLTKVGDFVKKDQILFTFPADAPGTQYFQAQSAYENAKSTYERYKTLHDVGGVSAQNLDNVKTQYEVNKANWETVRKVVNVLAPITGYVTKVSVVESEDVKKETILATVADLRKLKASIQVSEEEINDVRKGGKAYAEWQGLKISGIISQVDMAMDPMTQSFNADIIFENPNAQFKAGITADITIVNEETGSESITLERKDLIKKGNDFYVYVFQDGKSVLKKVEVGKSSGINVEILSGINEYEKVITEGQTFLDNNSKVKIIN; the protein is encoded by the coding sequence ATGAAAAAAATTATTTTATTGTTTTCAGTAGTGCTAATCGGAATAAGTTTCTTTTCCGGTTGTGCAACAGAAAAAAAAGAAGCAAAAAATATGGAACAAATTTATAAGGAAGAAGGAATTCCGGTTAGAGTTAAAGAAGTTGTAAAATCTAATTTTACGAAAGAGCTTACTTACAATTCAATTTTATCCGGAATTGAAGAATCTTCTGCAAGCGCAAGCATGGGAGGAAGAATTGAAAAAGTTTTAACTAAAGTCGGCGATTTTGTAAAAAAAGATCAAATCCTTTTTACATTCCCAGCTGATGCTCCAGGAACTCAATATTTTCAAGCTCAATCAGCATATGAAAATGCAAAAAGTACTTATGAAAGGTACAAGACTTTGCATGATGTTGGCGGAGTTTCTGCACAAAATTTGGATAATGTAAAAACTCAATATGAAGTAAACAAAGCAAATTGGGAAACTGTTCGAAAAGTTGTAAATGTTCTTGCGCCAATAACCGGTTATGTAACAAAAGTTTCAGTTGTCGAATCTGAAGATGTAAAAAAAGAAACTATTCTTGCAACTGTTGCTGATTTACGCAAACTTAAAGCTAGCATTCAAGTTTCTGAAGAAGAAATAAATGATGTTAGAAAAGGTGGAAAAGCTTATGCAGAATGGCAAGGTTTGAAAATTTCCGGAATAATTTCACAAGTTGATATGGCAATGGATCCGATGACACAATCATTTAATGCAGATATAATTTTTGAAAATCCTAATGCTCAATTTAAGGCAGGAATTACCGCAGATATTACAATTGTGAATGAAGAAACTGGTTCAGAATCAATTACTCTTGAAAGAAAAGATTTAATTAAAAAAGGAAATGATTTTTATGTTTATGTTTTTCAAGATGGAAAATCTGTACTGAAAAAAGTTGAAGTTGGTAAATCAAGCGGTATTAATGTTGAAATATTATCGGGAATAAATGAATACGAAAAAGTTATAACAGAAGGTCAGACATTTTTAGATAACAACTCAAAAGTTAAGATTATTAATTAG
- a CDS encoding efflux RND transporter permease subunit translates to MKISDLSINRPIMMSMFLLVLVLFGTISYFSLKLDLMPDVDIPYVTIQTIYPGAGPQEIETQVSKKIEDAVSSVSQIKSLTSYSLEGVSIVVVEFELDKDIDIANQEVKDNIDGIISNLPTDIKTPVIKKIDFGAQPVVDLVISGDKSPIELYEIAEKKLKDRFSQIDGVGNVNILGGQQREIRVELDNRIVYQNVLSLPQLNQLLSAENMDIPGGQIQRESQEYSSRVKGKFSSIDEMKKLQIQTLFGPKELGKLANVKDDGKEIRIRSTYLNNIAKTKDENVVFLSLIKAADGNTVELAKSVYELLPQLKEELPKGINLEVITDKSEFISASVEDTLGNIWMGIILTALVLLFFLHDIRSTIIVALSMPFSIISTFLLMDLSGFSLNVMSLMGLSTSIGTLVANSIVVLENIFRHKDMGNNRKEAAAKGTSEVFVAVIASTMTNIVVFVPIANMSSLIGQFFREFALTVTFATIFSIVVSFTLTPMLASLILPERDTKKHKIGEMLEKMFKSWEVTYKKMLAVVIKNRVNSAITITISILFFFFSLFVASKLSFEFMPSLDEGMINIQVELPQGYNLEETANLLNETEKRITSHKEVKHVLTQMGKISDLDQGTNIALMKIELVPAEQRSISTKDMVSNYMSELSTIPNAMFRISSVQSAGSSGEPPITFFLKGVDNSKLEEIKQDLFARMKNIPGLTNLNTSSRSGKPEITLIPKRTKLANSGLTVYDLAMTLRASMEGLTTTKYSENGEEYDIRVTLADESVDSPEKIGNLTIVSRAGKFKMNQLAEINFTDGYSRILHRDKAKTIQFTGDVATGYALGDITNSIENEIEKTNLPNGYSVKWSGAAEMMGQAIMDMGFAFMIAFILTFMLLAAILESITQPMMILGTIPLALIGVFLAMYISGLNLSVMAMLAIVMLIGIVVNNAILILDYTNVFIKKGMSVKEALLEAAPTKLKPILMSTIAIVLGMAPMALGIGSAGKEFRQPIGVVSIGGLIVSGILTMYIIPAVLELVHREKKVVEVKNEK, encoded by the coding sequence ATGAAAATTTCTGATTTATCTATAAATAGACCAATAATGATGAGCATGTTTTTATTGGTTCTGGTGCTGTTCGGAACAATTTCTTACTTTTCGCTAAAGTTGGATTTAATGCCGGATGTTGATATTCCATATGTAACAATTCAAACTATTTATCCAGGTGCTGGTCCTCAAGAAATTGAAACTCAAGTTTCGAAAAAAATAGAAGATGCTGTTTCATCTGTAAGTCAAATTAAATCATTAACTTCTTATTCTTTAGAAGGAGTTTCAATTGTTGTTGTTGAATTTGAACTTGATAAAGATATTGATATTGCAAATCAAGAAGTGAAAGATAATATTGATGGAATAATCAGCAATTTACCAACTGATATAAAAACTCCAGTAATTAAAAAAATTGATTTTGGTGCACAACCAGTAGTCGATTTGGTTATTTCTGGCGATAAATCTCCAATTGAACTTTATGAGATTGCCGAGAAAAAATTAAAAGATAGATTTTCTCAAATTGATGGTGTTGGAAATGTAAATATTCTCGGCGGTCAGCAGAGAGAAATTCGTGTTGAGCTTGATAATAGAATTGTATATCAAAATGTGCTTTCACTTCCACAATTAAATCAATTGCTAAGTGCAGAAAATATGGATATTCCTGGCGGACAAATTCAAAGGGAATCACAAGAATATTCTTCACGTGTAAAAGGAAAATTTTCTTCAATTGATGAAATGAAAAAACTCCAAATTCAAACTTTATTCGGACCAAAAGAATTAGGCAAATTGGCAAATGTAAAAGATGATGGGAAAGAAATAAGAATACGAAGTACATACTTAAATAACATTGCAAAAACCAAAGATGAAAATGTTGTATTCTTATCCTTAATTAAAGCTGCTGATGGAAATACTGTTGAACTTGCAAAATCAGTTTATGAACTTTTACCTCAATTAAAAGAAGAACTTCCAAAGGGAATTAATTTGGAAGTAATAACTGATAAATCAGAATTTATAAGTGCTTCTGTTGAAGACACACTTGGTAACATTTGGATGGGAATTATTCTTACAGCATTAGTACTTCTATTTTTCTTGCATGATATTCGTTCAACAATAATTGTTGCGTTATCAATGCCGTTTTCAATAATTTCTACATTTTTATTAATGGATTTATCCGGATTTTCTCTTAACGTAATGTCTTTGATGGGATTATCAACATCAATTGGAACTTTGGTTGCAAACTCAATTGTTGTTTTGGAAAATATTTTCCGTCATAAAGATATGGGCAACAATAGAAAGGAAGCCGCTGCAAAAGGAACTTCGGAAGTATTTGTTGCTGTAATTGCATCTACAATGACAAACATTGTTGTATTTGTACCGATTGCAAATATGTCAAGTTTAATTGGACAATTTTTTAGAGAATTTGCATTAACTGTAACTTTTGCAACAATATTTTCAATTGTTGTTTCTTTTACATTAACTCCAATGTTAGCATCATTGATATTGCCCGAACGTGATACAAAAAAACATAAAATTGGTGAAATGTTAGAAAAGATGTTTAAAAGTTGGGAAGTTACTTATAAAAAAATGTTAGCTGTTGTAATTAAAAATAGAGTAAATAGTGCAATCACAATTACAATATCCATTTTGTTTTTCTTTTTCAGTTTATTTGTTGCATCAAAATTAAGTTTTGAATTTATGCCGTCGCTGGATGAAGGAATGATAAATATTCAAGTTGAACTTCCGCAAGGATATAATTTGGAAGAAACTGCAAATTTATTGAATGAAACCGAAAAAAGAATAACATCACACAAAGAAGTTAAACATGTTCTTACTCAAATGGGAAAGATTAGCGATCTTGATCAAGGAACTAATATTGCGTTGATGAAAATTGAATTAGTTCCAGCAGAACAAAGATCAATTTCTACAAAAGATATGGTTAGTAATTATATGAGTGAATTATCAACAATTCCTAACGCTATGTTTAGAATATCTTCTGTACAAAGTGCCGGAAGCAGCGGTGAGCCACCAATTACATTTTTCTTAAAAGGTGTTGATAATTCTAAACTTGAAGAAATTAAACAAGATTTGTTTGCACGAATGAAAAATATTCCGGGATTAACAAATTTAAATACAAGCTCTCGTTCGGGAAAACCGGAAATTACTTTAATTCCAAAGAGAACAAAATTGGCAAATTCTGGATTAACAGTTTATGATTTGGCAATGACTTTGCGCGCTAGTATGGAAGGATTAACCACAACTAAATATTCTGAAAATGGTGAGGAATATGATATCCGCGTAACACTTGCCGATGAATCAGTTGATTCACCGGAAAAAATTGGAAACTTAACAATTGTTTCACGAGCTGGAAAATTTAAAATGAATCAACTTGCAGAAATTAATTTTACAGATGGATACAGCAGAATCTTACATCGTGATAAAGCAAAAACAATACAATTTACGGGAGATGTTGCAACCGGTTATGCACTCGGTGATATAACAAATTCAATAGAAAATGAAATTGAAAAAACAAATTTACCAAACGGATATTCAGTTAAATGGTCCGGTGCTGCAGAAATGATGGGCCAAGCAATAATGGATATGGGTTTTGCATTTATGATTGCATTTATTTTAACATTTATGCTCTTAGCTGCAATTTTGGAAAGTATTACACAACCGATGATGATTTTGGGCACAATTCCACTTGCACTTATTGGTGTGTTTTTAGCAATGTATATTTCGGGATTAAATTTAAGCGTTATGGCAATGCTTGCAATAGTTATGTTAATTGGTATTGTGGTAAACAATGCAATTTTAATTTTAGATTATACAAATGTTTTTATCAAAAAAGGAATGTCCGTTAAAGAAGCTTTATTGGAAGCAGCACCTACAAAATTAAAACCAATATTAATGTCAACAATTGCAATTGTTCTTGGTATGGCTCCTATGGCTTTGGGAATTGGTTCTGCCGGAAAAGAATTTAGACAGCCAATCGGCGTTGTAAGTATTGGCGGATTAATTGTTTCCGGAATTTTAACAATGTACATAATACCAGCTGTTTTGGAATTAGTTCACAGAGAAAAAAAAGTTGTTGAGGTAAAAAATGAAAAATAA
- a CDS encoding TolC family protein, producing MKNKLLIIFTFIFAAKFNAQTYDINSFLDLVKKNNKDIQIAIKDLEIAETQDAQARANAYPQISAKAGYNRNLKDAFLFVDFGSLMGESTGAPSKFKINYKNEFSAQAIVSQQVFNFSVFNAIKAAEQYQKLTDYVFDATLQGILNGSKKAFYQTLLLKKVHEVNKEATKNAEENYLLMKKKYDTGLASEFEMLQAEVRWQNNIPLVTQSERNYNLAVNSLKLLAGLKPEENFEIIGELNKVEDKPQMLELQDVLINRPDYNALLWEKNLRETNVDVEYSGHLPSLYASFAYQFSSQSDYFQFDRVNNYLIAGLTLNIPIFTGWNTSAKVQKARIEAEQSELKLSKTENEIFIQIKNLDLKLKEAENRIVSAETTFKIAKKAFDIAKISSENGLATQLELKDASVGYDQAQLNYFAAIYEYLESYFDWELAVGITK from the coding sequence ATGAAAAATAAATTATTAATAATATTCACATTTATTTTTGCCGCAAAATTTAATGCGCAAACTTATGATATAAATTCTTTTTTGGATTTAGTGAAAAAAAATAATAAAGATATTCAAATTGCCATTAAAGATTTGGAAATTGCTGAAACTCAAGATGCGCAAGCTAGAGCTAATGCTTATCCACAAATTTCTGCAAAAGCTGGTTATAATAGAAATTTAAAAGATGCATTTTTATTTGTTGATTTTGGTTCATTGATGGGTGAATCAACCGGAGCTCCATCAAAATTTAAAATTAATTATAAGAACGAATTTAGTGCACAAGCAATTGTATCTCAGCAAGTATTCAATTTTTCTGTTTTCAATGCAATTAAAGCAGCTGAACAATATCAGAAATTGACTGATTATGTTTTTGATGCAACTCTGCAAGGAATTCTTAACGGAAGTAAAAAAGCTTTTTATCAAACTTTATTATTAAAGAAAGTTCATGAAGTGAATAAAGAAGCTACTAAAAATGCAGAAGAAAATTATTTACTTATGAAAAAGAAGTATGATACCGGACTTGCTTCGGAATTTGAAATGCTTCAAGCAGAAGTTCGTTGGCAAAATAATATTCCTTTGGTTACACAATCGGAAAGAAATTATAATTTGGCTGTTAATAGTTTGAAATTATTAGCTGGATTAAAACCAGAGGAAAATTTTGAAATTATTGGTGAGCTCAACAAAGTTGAAGATAAACCTCAAATGTTAGAACTTCAAGATGTTTTAATAAATCGTCCGGATTATAATGCTTTGCTTTGGGAAAAGAATTTACGCGAGACAAATGTTGATGTTGAATATTCTGGTCATTTACCTTCACTTTACGCAAGTTTTGCATATCAATTTTCTTCGCAATCTGATTATTTTCAATTTGATAGAGTTAATAATTATTTAATTGCCGGATTGACTTTGAACATTCCAATATTTACCGGATGGAATACAAGTGCAAAAGTTCAAAAGGCAAGAATTGAAGCTGAGCAATCTGAATTAAAATTATCAAAAACTGAAAATGAAATTTTTATTCAAATTAAAAATTTGGATTTAAAATTGAAAGAAGCTGAAAACAGAATTGTATCTGCAGAAACAACTTTTAAAATTGCAAAAAAAGCATTTGATATTGCGAAAATAAGTTCGGAAAATGGATTAGCAACTCAGTTGGAATTGAAAGATGCAAGTGTTGGTTATGATCAAGCTCAGCTTAATTATTTTGCTGCAATTTATGAATATTTAGAATCTTATTTTGATTGGGAATTAGCTGTTGGAATTACAAAATAG
- a CDS encoding TerB family tellurite resistance protein has translation MQITIQDKSNYFRGLLVLVGQDRIIHNEEKNKILNLGKLFGFEENFVNESINNLLENNFINFEPPKFSSKKIAQKFIKDAVSIALIDDDLHLHELQWIKSAIEINNVEQDYFESLLKNNSNTSSDISFEISELVK, from the coding sequence TTGCAAATCACAATTCAAGATAAAAGTAATTATTTTAGAGGGCTTTTAGTTTTAGTTGGGCAAGACAGAATAATTCACAATGAAGAAAAAAATAAAATATTAAATCTTGGTAAACTTTTCGGATTTGAAGAAAATTTTGTTAATGAATCTATAAATAATTTACTCGAAAATAATTTTATAAATTTTGAACCACCGAAATTTTCATCAAAAAAAATTGCACAAAAATTTATTAAAGATGCTGTAAGCATTGCTTTAATTGATGATGATCTTCATTTGCATGAATTGCAATGGATTAAAAGTGCAATAGAAATTAATAATGTTGAACAAGATTATTTTGAAAGTTTGTTAAAAAATAATTCTAACACTTCTTCTGATATTTCTTTTGAAATATCAGAATTGGTTAAGTAA
- a CDS encoding thioredoxin family protein, whose product MSFTLELGKIAPDFFLPATDGKNYSLSQFTDEYLVIFFTCNHCPYVINSDEITRNTAEKFAEKNVRFVGINSNSKNTYAEDSFENMIIRMNEKNFPWIYLRDETQEIAIKYGALRTPHFFVFDKERKLQYTGRGVDNPRNPQLITSNDLENALDELTSGNEITKKITNPIGCNVKWDGKDPHWMPPDACDLVF is encoded by the coding sequence ATGTCATTTACTTTAGAATTGGGTAAAATAGCCCCGGATTTTTTTCTTCCGGCAACAGATGGAAAAAATTATTCTTTATCACAATTTACAGATGAATATTTAGTAATATTTTTCACATGTAATCATTGTCCTTATGTTATTAACTCTGATGAAATTACAAGAAATACCGCAGAAAAATTTGCTGAGAAAAATGTAAGATTTGTTGGAATAAATTCTAACAGTAAAAATACTTACGCAGAAGATAGTTTTGAAAATATGATAATTAGAATGAATGAGAAAAATTTTCCGTGGATTTATTTGCGTGATGAAACTCAAGAAATAGCAATAAAATACGGTGCTTTACGCACTCCACATTTTTTCGTTTTTGATAAAGAGAGAAAATTACAATATACGGGAAGGGGAGTTGATAATCCGAGAAATCCACAATTAATTACAAGTAATGATTTAGAAAATGCGCTTGATGAATTAACAAGCGGAAATGAAATTACAAAAAAAATAACAAATCCAATTGGCTGTAACGTAAAGTGGGATGGAAAAGATCCGCACTGGATGCCGCCGGATGCTTGCGATTTAGTTTTCTAA
- a CDS encoding DUF4342 domain-containing protein translates to MANTFQMNFNEFLSKIEDLIKEGNLRRIIVRDQHGEKYLEVPLLVGAIGSLAAPYITLIGVLAGVMAKFSVEIIKKDESQTSEVYEVKK, encoded by the coding sequence ATGGCAAATACATTCCAAATGAATTTTAATGAGTTTTTATCAAAAATTGAAGACTTAATTAAAGAAGGAAATTTGAGACGAATTATTGTTAGAGATCAACATGGAGAAAAATATTTGGAGGTTCCACTTTTAGTTGGCGCAATTGGATCTTTAGCTGCGCCATATATAACGCTTATAGGAGTTTTAGCTGGAGTTATGGCAAAATTTTCTGTGGAAATTATCAAAAAAGATGAAAGCCAAACTTCAGAAGTTTATGAAGTAAAAAAGTAA